One stretch of Oncorhynchus tshawytscha isolate Ot180627B linkage group LG19, Otsh_v2.0, whole genome shotgun sequence DNA includes these proteins:
- the LOC112218797 gene encoding uncharacterized protein LOC112218797 isoform X4, giving the protein MFHWVVKVVPQPPDAPGSLGEETANPAPRNVSKDEVKKVKAQPAKQKEDDISEDNSIQSGVMTWLSNGFTSALPQPAGTPNLSRSNSVSRSLQEDERNGVIKWIADGLSKVVPQPDEKYREDIREEEDETEEYIAEPCVYNMKDVPDAEPLPHIPVVEMFSEYEEEDQIPQFPPNVVNWIKNAIPQPVMLPAGYIEALSKAQQAQVLSPSPESLKGDEDSQNSNVVGWFVTGLGLKMPQPVTRSRDDVEVMPNG; this is encoded by the exons ATGTTTCACTGGGTGGTGAAGGTGGTTCCTCAGCCCCCTGACGCCCCTGGTTCTCTGGGAGAGGAGACGGCCAATCCCGCACCA AGAAACGTGTCTAAAGATGAAGTGAAAAAAG TCAAGGCACAACCAGCCAAACAGAAGGAAGATGATATTTCTGAGGACAACAG tattcaGAGTGGAGTGATGACCTGGCTCTCCAATGGATTCACAAGTGCTCTTCCTCAACCAGCAGGCACACCTAACCTCAGCAGATCCAACTCTGTATCCAGG TCACTGCAGGAGGATGAAAG GAATGGGGTGATTAAGTGGATTGCAGATGGACTGAGTAAAGTGGTACCCCAGCCAGATGAAAAGTACAGAGAGGATATtcgagaggaggaggatgaaacaGAG GAGTATATCGCAGAGCCATGT GTTTATAACATGAAAGATGTGCCGG ATGCAGAGCCCCTCCCACATATACCTGTGGTGGAGATGTTTTCAGAATATGAGGAAGAGGATCAGATACCACAGTTCCCCCCCAA TGTGGTTAACTGGATTAAGAATGCTATTCCTCAGCCTGTGATGCTCCCTGCAGGCTACATAGAGGCCCTAAGTAAGGCCCAACAGGCCCAGG tTCTCTCACCATCTCCGGAGTCCCTCAAAGGAGATGAGGACTCACAGAACTCAAA TGTCGTGGGCTGGTTCGTGACGGGCCTCGGCCTCAAGATGCCACAGCCTGTCACGAGATCCAGAGATGATGTTGAAGTTATGCCGAATG GATGA
- the LOC112218797 gene encoding uncharacterized protein LOC112218797 isoform X1, whose amino-acid sequence MFHWVVKVVPQPPDAPGSLGEETANPAPRNVSKDEVKKVKAQPAKQKEDDISEDNSIQSGVMTWLSNGFTSALPQPAGTPNLSRSNSVSRSLQEDERNGVIKWIADGLSKVVPQPDEKYREDIREEEDETEEYIAEPCVYNMKDVPDAEPLPHIPVVEMFSEYEEEDQIPQFPPNVVNWIKNAIPQPVMLPAGYIEALSKAQQAQVLSPSPESLKGDEDSQNSNVVGWFVTGLGLKMPQPVTRSRDDVEVMPNGGVGVLRSP is encoded by the exons ATGTTTCACTGGGTGGTGAAGGTGGTTCCTCAGCCCCCTGACGCCCCTGGTTCTCTGGGAGAGGAGACGGCCAATCCCGCACCA AGAAACGTGTCTAAAGATGAAGTGAAAAAAG TCAAGGCACAACCAGCCAAACAGAAGGAAGATGATATTTCTGAGGACAACAG tattcaGAGTGGAGTGATGACCTGGCTCTCCAATGGATTCACAAGTGCTCTTCCTCAACCAGCAGGCACACCTAACCTCAGCAGATCCAACTCTGTATCCAGG TCACTGCAGGAGGATGAAAG GAATGGGGTGATTAAGTGGATTGCAGATGGACTGAGTAAAGTGGTACCCCAGCCAGATGAAAAGTACAGAGAGGATATtcgagaggaggaggatgaaacaGAG GAGTATATCGCAGAGCCATGT GTTTATAACATGAAAGATGTGCCGG ATGCAGAGCCCCTCCCACATATACCTGTGGTGGAGATGTTTTCAGAATATGAGGAAGAGGATCAGATACCACAGTTCCCCCCCAA TGTGGTTAACTGGATTAAGAATGCTATTCCTCAGCCTGTGATGCTCCCTGCAGGCTACATAGAGGCCCTAAGTAAGGCCCAACAGGCCCAGG tTCTCTCACCATCTCCGGAGTCCCTCAAAGGAGATGAGGACTCACAGAACTCAAA TGTCGTGGGCTGGTTCGTGACGGGCCTCGGCCTCAAGATGCCACAGCCTGTCACGAGATCCAGAGATGATGTTGAAGTTATGCCGAATG GGGGGGTGGGAGTGCTGAGATCCCCTTAA
- the LOC112218797 gene encoding uncharacterized protein LOC112218797 isoform X2 encodes MFHWVVKVVPQPPDAPGSLGEETANPAPRNVSKDEVKKVKAQPAKQKEDDISEDNSIQSGVMTWLSNGFTSALPQPAGTPNLSRSNSVSRSLQEDERNGVIKWIADGLSKVVPQPDEKYREDIREEEDETEYIAEPCVYNMKDVPDAEPLPHIPVVEMFSEYEEEDQIPQFPPNVVNWIKNAIPQPVMLPAGYIEALSKAQQAQVLSPSPESLKGDEDSQNSNVVGWFVTGLGLKMPQPVTRSRDDVEVMPNGGVGVLRSP; translated from the exons ATGTTTCACTGGGTGGTGAAGGTGGTTCCTCAGCCCCCTGACGCCCCTGGTTCTCTGGGAGAGGAGACGGCCAATCCCGCACCA AGAAACGTGTCTAAAGATGAAGTGAAAAAAG TCAAGGCACAACCAGCCAAACAGAAGGAAGATGATATTTCTGAGGACAACAG tattcaGAGTGGAGTGATGACCTGGCTCTCCAATGGATTCACAAGTGCTCTTCCTCAACCAGCAGGCACACCTAACCTCAGCAGATCCAACTCTGTATCCAGG TCACTGCAGGAGGATGAAAG GAATGGGGTGATTAAGTGGATTGCAGATGGACTGAGTAAAGTGGTACCCCAGCCAGATGAAAAGTACAGAGAGGATATtcgagaggaggaggatgaaacaGAG TATATCGCAGAGCCATGT GTTTATAACATGAAAGATGTGCCGG ATGCAGAGCCCCTCCCACATATACCTGTGGTGGAGATGTTTTCAGAATATGAGGAAGAGGATCAGATACCACAGTTCCCCCCCAA TGTGGTTAACTGGATTAAGAATGCTATTCCTCAGCCTGTGATGCTCCCTGCAGGCTACATAGAGGCCCTAAGTAAGGCCCAACAGGCCCAGG tTCTCTCACCATCTCCGGAGTCCCTCAAAGGAGATGAGGACTCACAGAACTCAAA TGTCGTGGGCTGGTTCGTGACGGGCCTCGGCCTCAAGATGCCACAGCCTGTCACGAGATCCAGAGATGATGTTGAAGTTATGCCGAATG GGGGGGTGGGAGTGCTGAGATCCCCTTAA
- the LOC112218797 gene encoding uncharacterized protein LOC112218797 isoform X3, with the protein MFHWVVKVVPQPPDAPGSLGEETANPAPRNVSKDEVKKVKAQPAKQKEDDISEDNSIQSGVMTWLSNGFTSALPQPAGTPNLSRSNSVSRSLQEDERNGVIKWIADGLSKVVPQPDEKYREDIREEEDETEVYNMKDVPDAEPLPHIPVVEMFSEYEEEDQIPQFPPNVVNWIKNAIPQPVMLPAGYIEALSKAQQAQVLSPSPESLKGDEDSQNSNVVGWFVTGLGLKMPQPVTRSRDDVEVMPNGGVGVLRSP; encoded by the exons ATGTTTCACTGGGTGGTGAAGGTGGTTCCTCAGCCCCCTGACGCCCCTGGTTCTCTGGGAGAGGAGACGGCCAATCCCGCACCA AGAAACGTGTCTAAAGATGAAGTGAAAAAAG TCAAGGCACAACCAGCCAAACAGAAGGAAGATGATATTTCTGAGGACAACAG tattcaGAGTGGAGTGATGACCTGGCTCTCCAATGGATTCACAAGTGCTCTTCCTCAACCAGCAGGCACACCTAACCTCAGCAGATCCAACTCTGTATCCAGG TCACTGCAGGAGGATGAAAG GAATGGGGTGATTAAGTGGATTGCAGATGGACTGAGTAAAGTGGTACCCCAGCCAGATGAAAAGTACAGAGAGGATATtcgagaggaggaggatgaaacaGAG GTTTATAACATGAAAGATGTGCCGG ATGCAGAGCCCCTCCCACATATACCTGTGGTGGAGATGTTTTCAGAATATGAGGAAGAGGATCAGATACCACAGTTCCCCCCCAA TGTGGTTAACTGGATTAAGAATGCTATTCCTCAGCCTGTGATGCTCCCTGCAGGCTACATAGAGGCCCTAAGTAAGGCCCAACAGGCCCAGG tTCTCTCACCATCTCCGGAGTCCCTCAAAGGAGATGAGGACTCACAGAACTCAAA TGTCGTGGGCTGGTTCGTGACGGGCCTCGGCCTCAAGATGCCACAGCCTGTCACGAGATCCAGAGATGATGTTGAAGTTATGCCGAATG GGGGGGTGGGAGTGCTGAGATCCCCTTAA